A single window of Cydia strobilella chromosome 18, ilCydStro3.1, whole genome shotgun sequence DNA harbors:
- the LOC134749310 gene encoding RNA-binding protein spenito produces MIGLPRSDRDRDRITVKIRNMKRSSSRDSMPRSKRTRSSIGRYDDSSDERVTPERVRRRVRSPSPRGRYVSPHRDDYVRSREVREESSRPYYKVLCVSALHPKASDEIVKDTLYREYKKFGDFSIKISHELDERVAYVCFRSVEDARDAKHAKPRIILYDKVAIVDPVYEPVRSEYRSRPRSITPPDYDRPYSYAWSPVPERRRPPPDDRAYGIPPTVPPHHRDFRPPMHEYPMAGPHGPPMHHRPPMHHPPHPHYMPRPYMPRPHHPPFEKMENKKDKFPNYLHHVHPEDDPLATRTLFAGNLEINISDEELRRIFGRYGIVEDIDIKRPPPGTGNAFAFVRYQTLDMAHRAKVELSGQYIGKFQCKIGYGKATPTTRVWVGGLGPWTSVAQLEREFDRFGAIKKIEYAKGEAHAYILYDSIDAAQAAVKEMRGFPLGGPDRRLRIDFADVGNGGPYRPKTYAPPVGEDGRPVEGYEGYEGTWEDGYAYGTPGYRGRGRGGRGRGGMFRGVYHGSGDYRDDEWRRPPADGEYEGRLRRSGSREPGVDRSRSRSPRRRSPDSDSDGSPRRSGGMLASARTLPEVVRKATTIWNGALILKNSLFPTKLHLTDGDSEIIDSLMKDEDGKNQLRITQRLRLDQPKLDDVQKRIATSSSHAIFLGVAGSTASITNEDTSIQTRPMRNLVSYLKQKEAAGVISLLNKETEATGVLYSFPPCDFSTDLLKRTCHNLTEDSLKEDHLVIVVVRGGSA; encoded by the coding sequence ATGATTGGATTACCGCGTAGCGATAGAGATAGAGATCGTATAACGGTGAAAATTCGTAACATGAAGAGGAGCTCGTCCAGGGATAGTATGCCGCGTTCGAAGAGGACTCGCAGTAGCATAGGCAGGTACGACGACAGCTCGGATGAGCGCGTCACACCGGAGCGGGTGCGACGGAGGGTCCGGTCCCCGAGTCCCCGGGGCCGCTACGTGTCACCGCATCGCGACGATTATGTGCGCTCTCGTGAAGTCCGCGAGGAGTCTTCAAGACCCTACTATAAGGTGCTCTGCGTTAGTGCACTTCACCCTAAAGCTTCCGATGAAATCGTAAAGGATACGTTGTATAGGGAGTATAAAAAGTTTGGAGATTTCAGCATCAAAATTTCCCATGAGTTAGATGAACGAGTCGCCTACGTATGTTTCCGCAGCGTTGAAGATGCGCGAGACGCCAAACATGCCAAACCgcgtataatattgtatgataAAGTTGCAATTGTTGACCCTGTTTATGAGCCCGTACGTTCAGAGTACCGGAGCAGACCCCGCAGTATTACACCACCCGATTATGACCGCCCCTATTCCTACGCTTGGTCTCCAGTTCCGGAGCGCCGTCGTCCCCCACCTGATGACCGAGCTTATGGCATTCCACCCACTGTGCCTCCCCATCACAGAGATTTCCGCCCACCCATGCATGAATATCCCATGGCTGGTCCTCATGGGCCTCCAATGCATCACCGCCCACCCATGCATCACCCTCCGCATCCCCACTACATGCCTCGCCCATACATGCCAAGACCTCATCACCCACCTTTTGAGAAAATGGAGAATAAGAAAGACAAGTTCCCTAACTATTTGCACCATGTCCACCCCGAAGATGATCCATTAGCTACCAGGACATTGTTTGCAGGCAATCTGGAGATAAACATATCTGATGAGGAACTGAGACGCATATTCGGCAGATATGGTATTGTTGAGGATATTGACATTAAACGGCCACCACCAGGCACAGGTAATGCTTTTGCATTTGTTAGATATCAAACTCTTGATATGGCACATAGAGCCAAAGTAGAGCTCTCAGGTCAATACATCGGCAAATTCCAATGTAAAATTGGATATGGTAAGGCAACACCAACAACAAGAGTTTGGGTTGGTGGTCTAGGACCTTGGACCTCAGTGGCGCAGCTGGAAAGAGAATTTGATAGATTTGGAGCTATAAAAAAGATTGAGTATGCGAAGGGTGAAGCCCATGCCTACATTTTGTACGACTCCATTGATGCAGCACAAGCAGCAGTCAAGGAAATGAGAGGATTCCCACTTGGTGGTCCAGATAGGCGCCTTCGCATAGATTTTGCTGATGTTGGTAATGGTGGACCATACAGACCTAAAACCTATGCACCACCAGTTGGTGAAGATGGTAGGCCCGTGGAAGGCTATGAAGGATATGAGGGTACGTGGGAGGATGGATATGCATATGGTACTCCTGGTTACAGAGGAAGAGGCAGAGGTGGCCGTGGTCGCGGTGGTATGTTTAGAGGCGTTTATCACGGCAGTGGAGATTACCGTGACGACGAATGGCGCCGCCCTCCTGCTGATGGAGAATATGAAGGGCGACTTCGTCGATCTGGTTCACGAGAGCCTGGAGTGGACCGCTCGCGTTCACGGTCGCCGCGGCGCCGCTCTCCCGATAGCGATTCAGATGGCTCACCGCGCCGAAGTGGAGGCATGCTAGCTTCGGCCCGTACACTACCAGAAGTTGTACGAAAAGCAACCACAATTTGGAATGGTGCACTCATTCTTAAAAATTCTCTATTTCCAACAAAATTACATCTCACAGATGGTGACTCTGAAATCATTGACAGTCTAATGAAGGACGAAGATGGCAAAAACCAGCTGAGAATTACACAAAGATTGAGACTAGACCAGCCAAAACTAGATGATGTGCAGAAGAGAATCGCTACATCTAGTTCCCATGCTATATTTTTAGGTGTGGCAGGTTCTACAGCTTCTATAACCAATGAAGATACAAGCATTCAGACAAGGCCAATGAGGAATTTGGTATCATATTTGAAACAAAAAGAGGCGGCTGGCGTCATCTCACTGTTAAACAAAGAGACAGAAGCCACCGGAGTGCTATACTCTTTCCCCCCTTGTGACTTTTCCACAGATCTACTGAAAAGAACTTGTCACAATTTGACAGAGGACAGTCTGAAAGAGGACCACTTGGTGATTGTGGTGGTACGCGGAGGCTCTGCTTAA
- the LOC134749232 gene encoding peroxisomal membrane protein 11B: MDIIIKVNNQSNGRDKLARLFQYTSRLIWHQLETRNANKYSIDRIRNLELALSSFRKILRLGRCIDICYTALDSMHIEDPFLRISLTVSKLAHGLYLYADHIVWLTKSGFLKTDSDNWNKTANRFWLLSIIANLARDLYEILHVLELNRSSFLKPSELLGVTSRQFDLSSSLKHVHALVSCHKDIFIDTVKNSCDLFIPLTALGFTKLSPSAVGTLGAVSSIAALVTIIKPITKLVP; this comes from the exons ATGgatattataattaaagtaaataatcaGTCCAACGGCAGAGATAAATTAGCCAG ATTATTCCAGTATACTAGCCGCCTAATATGGCATCAGCTAGAAACTAGAAATGCTAATAAATATTCAATTGACAGAATTCGAAATCTAGAACTTGCTCTCAGTTCTTTCCGTAAAA tcttgCGTCTGGGAAGATGCATAGATATTTGCTACACTGCCTTGGACAGCATGCATATTGAGGACCCCTTTCTCAGAATATCACTTACAGTAAGCAAACTGGCTCATGGACTATACTTATACGCTGACCACATTGTATggctaacaaaaagtggttttcTAAAAACAGATTCTGATAACTGGAACAAAACTGCAAACCGATTTTGGTTACTATCTATTATAGCAAATTTGGCTAGAGACTTATATGAAATATTACATGTCTTAGAATTAAATCGGTCATCATTCTTAAAACCATCAGAATTACTTGGTGTAACTTCTAGGCAATTTGATCTGTCTTCCAGTTTAAAACATGTGCATGCATTAGTTTCTTGTCACAAAGATATATTTATAGATACTGTTAAGAATTCTTGTGATTTGTTTATACCTTTAACAGCTCTGGGTTTTACAAAGCTCAGTCCAAGTGCCGTTGGTACATTAGGAGCTGTATCATCAATAGCGGCCTTGGTCACTATTATAAAACCAATAACAAAGTTAGTTCCATAA